The Novosphingobium terrae genome segment CGAGGCGCTGACCTTGGGCGGCATCACCAGCTCATAGCGGTCTGTCACCACATCGAGCAGGGCGGGGCCCGGCTCGGCCAGCCATTGCGCCACGGCGGCCTCAAGGCTTTCAGGGGCCTCCACCCTTTGCCCCCAGAAGCCGATGGCGCGGGCCACCTGCGCGAAATCGGGGTTCTTCAGATCGGTGAAGGCATGCAGCAGCCCCTCCACCTTCTGCTCCAGCTCAACAAAGCCCAGCGAGGCATTGTTGAACACGCAGACCTTGATCGGCAGCTCCTCCTGAATGGCGGTCAGCAGATCGCCCAGCAGCATGGAAAGCCCGCCATCGCCGCACAGCGCGATCACCTGCCGATCCGGATAGGCCGCCTTGGCCCCCAGCGCCTGAGGCATGGCATTGGCCATGGTGCCATGGGTGAGGGAAATGATCGTGCGGTTCTTCCCCGTGGCGGGCACATGGCGCAGGCACCACACCATGGGCGATCCACCATCGGCGGTGTAGACCGCGTCTTGCTGCGCATGGGCGGCGATCAGGCTGGTGAGATATTGCGGATGGATCGCTCCGCCCTTGCCGATCGTGGCGCGGCTCTGCTGGCCCTTGCGGGTTTCCGCCTGCATCTCCAGCGCGGCATCGAGGAATTTGCGATCCTCCCGCTCGCGGATCAGCGGCAGCAGCAGCTCCAGCGTGGGGCCGATATCGCCCACTGCGCCGATCTGCACCGGATGGCGGCGGCCCAGATGGGTGGGGTCGATGTCGATCTGGATGATCTTGGCCTTTTCCGGATAGAACTGCCGCCAGGCGAAATCGCAGCCCAGCAGCAGCAGCGTGTCGCAGCCCATCAGCGCGTGATAGCCCGCCTTGCCGCCAAAGATGCCGGTCATCCCCACATCATGCGGATTGTCATACTCCAGAAAATCCTTGGCGCGCGAGGTATGGGCGACGGGCGCCTTCAGTCTATCCGCCAGCGCCAGAATGGCATCATGCGCGCCCTCGCAGCCCGAACCGCCATAGATCGCCACCTTGCCTCCAGCGTTCAGAGCCTTGGCGATGCGGTCGATCTCATGGGGCGCCGGGACGGTGCGCGACTGGGCATGATGGACGGCGAAAGGCGCATCATCGGTCAGCTTGGCGGCGGAGATATCGGCAGGCACGATCAGCACCGCCACGCCCTTTTTCGACAGCGCCGCCTGAGCTGCCATCGCCGCCTTGCGCCGGGCTTGAGCAGGCGTGCGGATTTCATCGCACCACACGCTGCAGCTGGCATAGACCGCCTTGAAATCCACCTCCTGCGGGAAATCGAAGCCCAGCTCGTCGCGCACGATCTGACTGGCGATCAGCACCACCGGCGCGCGGTTGCGATGGCTCTCAAACAGGCCGTTGATGAAATGCAGGCTGCCCGGCCCGCAAGAGCCCGCGCACAGCGCCAGATCGCCCGTCAGCAGCGCATCGGCCCCGGCGGCGAAGGCGCCCGCCTCCTCATGCCGCACATGGACCCAGCGCAGATCCTCTTTCTCGCGAATGGCGTCGGTGATGTGGTTGAGCGTGTCGCCCGGAATGCCATAGACGCGCCGCGCCCCCGCTTCGAACAAAGTGTCGACGATGGCCTGCGCAACGGTGGATGACATCGGATGCTCCTTGCGAGAGAGATACAAAAAATGGGGCAGGCTTTCGGCCCGCCCCGCAGATGTGAGTCAGGGATGTGCGGCGCTTGGGTGTCACAGCAGCCCCACCGCATGATGACCGGCCTGATCGGGCCGGATGGCCAGACCGGTGAACAGGTCGAACAGGCCCGCCAGCGTGATATCGGCGGTCCAGACCTCGGCCTTGCTGATCTCGAAGCGCATCAGCGCCAGCGTTGGATCGTCCTTGCCGCCGGGGAACCAGGCTTCGACCTTGTTCGACCACAGCTTGTCCAGCACATTGCGGTCCTGCTCGCGGTGCAGGCGGCCAGACAGGGCAGCAAACAGCTTGTGCCCGCTGCTTGAGAAATCGACCTCCGCCGAGGCCTCGACCGCCAGCGTGCTGGACTGGTGCATGAAGAACCACACCGTGTGGTGCGCGTTGCGATCCAGCATGGCCGTCATCGGCTGGCTGTGGGCACCGGCCTCGCTCAGGCGCATCATGACGAAGGGGCTGTCGTCCAGCGCGTTCCAGAAGGCGTTGCGGATATCATTGTCCATGGCGAGTTCTCCTCGGTAGGGGGCACCTTGGGGAGCAAGCGGCGTGGAGCGCTATGCGTTGCGTCAGGGAGATAACGGGCAAGGCGGGGCGCTTGTTCCGCGTAAAATCGCCTTGCGGATAAAAGCCTTGGCGGCTGGGCGGTTGCCTTGCCGCAGGCCCGTGAAGGGCGCATAAAAGCGCACCCCGGCCCCGCTGGAGTCGCGGGGCCGGGGTGCTGATAACATCGGTTTTACAGCTGGATCAGGCGCCCCTTATGCTCCGGGCCCGATCATGGTTTCGGGCCGCACCAGCGAGTCAAATGTCGCCTCTTCCACCAGCCCGGTTTCCAACGCCGCTTGCTTCAGCGTCAGCCCGTTGTGCTGGGCATGTTTGGCGATCTTGGCGGCATTTTCGTAACCGATGGCCGGAGCCAGAGCCGTCACCAGCATCAGCGAACGGTCGAGCAGTTCGGCCAGCCTTTCGCGGTTGGGCTCAAGCCCCTCCAGCGTGCGCTCCGTAAAGCTGGCGATGCCATGGGCCAGCAAATGGATCGAACGCAGCACATTGGCCCCGATCATCGGCTTGAAGACGTTCAGCTCCAGATGGCCCTGCAGCCCGCCAATGGTGATTGCCGTGTTGAGGCCGATCACCTGAGCGGCCACCATGGTCAGCATCTCGCATTGCGTGGGGTTGACCTTGCCCGGCATGATCGAGCTGCCCGGCTCATTTTCAGGCAGCAGCAATTCGCCGATCCCGGCGCGCGGGCCGGAACCCAGCAGGCGGATATCATTGGCGATCTTGGTCAACGCCGTCGCCAGAGCCGACAGCGCGCCCGACAAAGCCACCAGCGCATCATGCCCGGCCAGAGCGGCAAAGAGATTGGTGGCCGGGCGGAAGGGCACGCCGGTGATCTCGGCCAGTTCCGCCGCGATGTCCTGAGAAAAGCCTTCCGGCGCGTTCAGCCCGGTGCCGACCGCTGTGCCGCCCTGCGCCAGCTCCAGCACCTCGTTCAGCGTGTAGGCGATGCGGGTGCGCGCCTTGGCGATCTGGTCGGCATAGCCCGAAAATTCCTGCCCCAGCGTGATCGGCGTGGCATCCTGCATATGGGTGCGGCCGATCTTGATGATGGGCTGCCATTCTTCCGCCTTGCGCTCCAGCACATGATGCATCGCGGCCAGCGCCGGATCGAGCTGCGCCAGCACCGCCACGGCAGCAGCAATATGCAGCGCAGTGGGGAAGCTGTCGTTGGAGGATTGCGCGCGGTTGACGTGATCGTTCGGGTGGACAGGGCTCTTGCCGCCGCGCTTGCCGGTCAGCAATTCGTTGGCGCGGCTGGCCACCACCTCGTTGACGTTCATGTTGGTCTGCGTGCCGGAACCGGTCTGCCAGATCACCAGCGGGAACTGGTCGTCAAGCTGGCCGGTCGCCACTTCGCTGGCGGCGGCATCGATGGCCTCGGCAATCTCGGCAGGCAGGCCGTGGCGGGCGTTCACCTTGGCGGCGGCCTGCTTGATGCGGGCGAGGGCATGGATGATCTCGATCGGCATGCGTTCCTGCGGGCCGAAGGGGAAGTTCTGCAGGCTGCGCTGGGTCTGCGCGCCCCAATAGGCCTCGGCGGGGACGGGTATGCCGCCCAGACTGTCGGTTTCGGTGCGGAATTCCTGAGTCATGTTAGTCCTCCGAGGGGTGAGGCGGGTCGATGAACAAGATAGGCAAGGCTTGCGCTTATGGAAGCCTTATCCGACGATGGTCGAGGCCAAGGCGAAAGGGGCGTGCGATGCCTGGAATGCTGCGCAACAAACGAGCCATGGCGCGCTGGTTTCTGGTGGTGCTTTATGCGCTGGCGGGGGTGCTGCATCTGGTGCTGCCCGCGCCGTTCATCGGCATCACACCCGGCTGGGTGCCATACCCCGCGCAGGTGATCGCTGTGACGGGCTTGTGTGAGATCGCAGGAGCGGTCGCTTTGGCCCAACCGCGCTGGCCGGGGCTGAGGCGCGCGGCGGGGGTGGCTCTGGCGCTTTATGCGCTCTGCGTGTTTCCGGCCAACATCCACCATATGATGATGGATCTGGCGCGAAGCGATCATGGGCTGGGTTATGCCTATCATCTGCCCCGCATGGTGGCGCAGCCGGTGCTGATCTGGC includes the following:
- a CDS encoding thiamine pyrophosphate-dependent enzyme; translated protein: MSSTVAQAIVDTLFEAGARRVYGIPGDTLNHITDAIREKEDLRWVHVRHEEAGAFAAGADALLTGDLALCAGSCGPGSLHFINGLFESHRNRAPVVLIASQIVRDELGFDFPQEVDFKAVYASCSVWCDEIRTPAQARRKAAMAAQAALSKKGVAVLIVPADISAAKLTDDAPFAVHHAQSRTVPAPHEIDRIAKALNAGGKVAIYGGSGCEGAHDAILALADRLKAPVAHTSRAKDFLEYDNPHDVGMTGIFGGKAGYHALMGCDTLLLLGCDFAWRQFYPEKAKIIQIDIDPTHLGRRHPVQIGAVGDIGPTLELLLPLIREREDRKFLDAALEMQAETRKGQQSRATIGKGGAIHPQYLTSLIAAHAQQDAVYTADGGSPMVWCLRHVPATGKNRTIISLTHGTMANAMPQALGAKAAYPDRQVIALCGDGGLSMLLGDLLTAIQEELPIKVCVFNNASLGFVELEQKVEGLLHAFTDLKNPDFAQVARAIGFWGQRVEAPESLEAAVAQWLAEPGPALLDVVTDRYELVMPPKVSASQVLGTALYSAKAVLDGQSEEVAKLLTHALVP
- a CDS encoding pyridoxamine 5'-phosphate oxidase family protein, which codes for MDNDIRNAFWNALDDSPFVMMRLSEAGAHSQPMTAMLDRNAHHTVWFFMHQSSTLAVEASAEVDFSSSGHKLFAALSGRLHREQDRNVLDKLWSNKVEAWFPGGKDDPTLALMRFEISKAEVWTADITLAGLFDLFTGLAIRPDQAGHHAVGLL
- the fumC gene encoding class II fumarate hydratase, with the translated sequence MTQEFRTETDSLGGIPVPAEAYWGAQTQRSLQNFPFGPQERMPIEIIHALARIKQAAAKVNARHGLPAEIAEAIDAAASEVATGQLDDQFPLVIWQTGSGTQTNMNVNEVVASRANELLTGKRGGKSPVHPNDHVNRAQSSNDSFPTALHIAAAVAVLAQLDPALAAMHHVLERKAEEWQPIIKIGRTHMQDATPITLGQEFSGYADQIAKARTRIAYTLNEVLELAQGGTAVGTGLNAPEGFSQDIAAELAEITGVPFRPATNLFAALAGHDALVALSGALSALATALTKIANDIRLLGSGPRAGIGELLLPENEPGSSIMPGKVNPTQCEMLTMVAAQVIGLNTAITIGGLQGHLELNVFKPMIGANVLRSIHLLAHGIASFTERTLEGLEPNRERLAELLDRSLMLVTALAPAIGYENAAKIAKHAQHNGLTLKQAALETGLVEEATFDSLVRPETMIGPGA
- a CDS encoding DoxX family protein; the encoded protein is MPGMLRNKRAMARWFLVVLYALAGVLHLVLPAPFIGITPGWVPYPAQVIAVTGLCEIAGAVALAQPRWPGLRRAAGVALALYALCVFPANIHHMMMDLARSDHGLGYAYHLPRMVAQPVLIWLALWCSKPPH